In the genome of Anabaena cylindrica PCC 7122, the window AATAAAGCAAAATCTGAAATTACAAGAACTTGATCAACAAAAAGATGCCGAACGCAAACAAACAGAAAAAGTTCTTATTGATTACAATAAAGCTTTAGAAAAACAGCTTGCATTATCTCAAGCTAAAGAAGCAGCAGAAACCGCAACTCAAGCTAAAAGTGAATTTTTAGCAAATATGAGTCACGAAATTCGCACACCTATGAATGGCGTGATTGGTATGACTCAACTGCTTTCTATGACAAATCTTTCAGAGGAACAACAGGACTTAGTTCATACAATTAGAGATAGCGGTAATGCCCTTTTAGCCATAATTAATGATATTCTAGACTTCTCGAAAATTGAGTCACGAAATTTGGAATTAGAAGAACGTTATTTCGTATTACGTGATCTCATCAAATCCGTGTGTATTCTTCTCTCTGAACAAGCTTTAAACAAAAATATTAATCTTGAATATTCCATTCAAGCTGATATTCCTACTAATATTGTAGGAGATGCTTCTCGCCTCCGTCAAATTTTGCTCAATCTTATAGGGAATGCCATTAAATTTACCCATCAAGGACATATTTTGCTTTCAGTTGTCGAGAATAAAAAGCGGGAGAATGAAGTATTAGAATTAATTTTTTCCATTGAAGATACAGGAATTGGCATTGATAGCGATCGCTTAAATAAACTATTTCAACCCTTTACCCAAGCTGATGCTTCTATTAGTCGCAGATATGGTGGTACAGGTTTAGGCTTGGCAATTAGTAAGAGTTTGGTAGCTTTAATGGGAGGTAAAATTTGGGTAGAAAGTTGCGGACATATCGGTGGAGATCCTCCTTTAAATTGGACGGCAAAAATTCAAAATGAGTATTCTCAAGGTTCAATCTTTTATTTTACATTTATTGCTAAAGAAATCTTAGCTAATGACTTTATACAAGAAGAGTCTTTAGCTCAATCCGCAACCTTAATCACTACAAAAGATCACATAAAAATTCTCTTGGCAGAAGATAACAAAGTTAACCAAAGAGTAGCACTGTTGTATCTCAAAAAAATTGGTTATAACGCTGATATTGCTAATAATGGTATAGAGGTATTAGAAATATTAGAAAAACAATTCTATGATGTGATTTTAATGGATATGCAGATGCCAGAAATGGATGGCATTACTGCAACTCGGATAATTCGCCAATCTTCAAAACCTCAACCTTGGATTATTGCCATCACTGCCAACGCCTTAGAGGAAGACCGTAATGCTTGCTTCAATGCAGGGATGAATGACTTTATTACTAAGCCGATTCTGCCAGGAGAACTCACCGCAGCCATCAAAAAATCAGTAATATAGTAATCCTAAATGATGTATGAATTTTCCGTTGAGTTAGGGAACAAGGAAGAAGGATTTCAGTGTGTACCGAGTCCTGTATGGCTACGCCACGGAAGCTATCAAAAATCAAATAGGAGTCCTATATGATCTCTCTATCTAGGTATCAAATTCTGTCCCAAATCTATAGCATTTAATCTGAATCGTGATTTTTATGCTATGCAAAGATATACTGACTGTTGAATATTTTCCTATCCACTCAAATTTATTTTCAGATGAATTTATGAAAGACTTATCAGAAATATTAACAATTGCACGGGAAGTTGGTTGGGGTGCTGCTAGTCTACTCAGTTCTTATTATCACGGTACTGCCGAAGAACCAAATTTAGATATCAAGTATAAGGACAATGAACCCGTTACCCTTGCAGATTTGGCTGTTAGTCAATATATCTTGACTAAATTACAAGCAGCTTTAGGTAATGAAGAATTTGGCTATATCAGCGAAGAAACCTATAAATCTCAACATGGGCAAAATTCCCATGAATGGGTATGGATAATTGATCCTTTAGACGGGACACGCGACTTTATTACTAAAACTGGGGAATATGCCATTCATATTGCCTTAGTTCAAGGAACGCGTCCAGTTTTAGCAGTGGTGGTTATACCAGAGACAAAAAAATTATATTATGCTACCAAGGGCGGTGGTACTTTTGTGGAAAGCGTGAATGGTTCTTATCCCTTAAAAGTCACAGCTAATAAACCTATTGAAGATTTAACTTTGGTAGTCAGTCGTTCTCATCGCAATGAAGCGTTAGAATATTTACTGCAAAATCTACCTTGTCAAAATCAAAAAGCCATTGGTAGCGTAGGTTGTAAAATTACAGCTATTGTCGAACAACAGGCAGATATTTACATTTCCCTTTCTGGTAAATCAGCACCCAAAGATTGGGATATGGCTGCACCTGAATTAATTCTTACAGAAGCTGGAGGTAAATTTACGCACTTTAATGGTCAGCCGTTAGAGTATAACACTGGTGATATTAATCAATGGGGTGGTTTACTGGCCAGCAATTCTCAACATCATGAAATTCTGTGCCAGAAAGCAGAACAAACCTTAACAAAGTTTGCTAGTCAAGATGGCGATTATACTGTAAAAGGGTAAAATCTGAACTTATGTCATACTGAGCGTAACGTAATGCAGCGTCTCGTAGAGAAGTATCTCGGAGATTCTAGAGTCTACGGCACGCTACGCGAACACTTTATTTAGAATGACATTGTTAAACCGTTTTGAGTATAAGGCTACGGTGTACACACATCTCTAGACAGGATGCTAAAAGTTATCCGATCCCCCTAAATCCCCTTAAAAAGGGGGACTTTAAAGAATTTAGCCACCTTTAAAAAGGGGGATCTAGTCGGAAAATAAACCTGAATATTTGTAACTAGCAACTTACGTTAATACCGTCTTTTTAAAATAACGCCATTACCGCAGCGGGTGAACCGGAACCACCCCGCAGTTGAAGAATACCAATTATCAAAGTAGTACCTTGGGGTGGCAGTTGATCTAAATTCGTGAGATTTTCCAAAACAATACGTGATTTTGCTAAGACCAGACGATTAATAGTAAAATTAGTATCTTGCCCTGAATCTACACCATGTGTATCAATTCCGACTCCAGCAATTTGCCTTTCAGTAATTAAGAACTCCGTTGTATCACTTCCAAACCCTGGAAAGTGCATATTTCCTGCTGCATCTTGATTCAAAAACGCGTTTTTATCCAGCCATTTAGCTTGCCAGCCCGTATAAAGTAGCACGATATTATCAGCACCAATAGTCCCAAATTCCGCTTCCCAAGTCAGGATATCTGCAACAGTGAGGAGATAGTCAGGATTAATTGTGGCTTGTTTACAAATATCTATCACCACCGCAGGTACTACCAACGACTGGGCAGAATATTCGTCAACGCCTATACCGTGACCGTGAAAACTACTAGGGGCATTGATATGAGTAGCACTGTGTTCCCCTAAAGAAAAACGCCGTAAATAATAACCATCATCTTGGAGTTCTGCAACGGTGGTAAATTTTACAACCGGATCACCAGGCCATTGCGGTATACCTATGTCAATCAAATGACTCAGGTGGATAACGCGGGAATAGGATATGCAGTGTGGCTTCTGGGGGTGTATGGTAGCATTCCTCTATTATATTGCAGCTAAATTTTAGCATAAAGAATCCCCCAATTCCTTTATATTCAAGGTCAGTTGGGGGTCTCCAATGTTGCAGCAAAAAGTGATATCAATACAAGTGAACAGCTAAAAAGTTAATTTTTGAAAAACAAGGGATTAAGATTAGGTAAAATATATGCAAGTTGAGCAAAAACTCTTACTCTCTGAGTCTCTGAGTCTCTGCGAGAGAAAAGTTTTCAAAATTCCGTTTTACCCAATCCATCCCAATTTCGTTATTTAATCTTATATGCTGAGGAACATTAGGATATAGCTTACCCAAAATATCAATATCTTGCTCAATAATTATTTCTGCTAGACGGACAAAATTTTTCTTAATTAAATTAGCAAGAGGATGTTTAGCTTTGCCGTAAATTAAAACATAGGTGCGTGTATATGTTTCTGATTCGGGAACAAAGAAATGAATTTGTTTAGCACTAGCAACAGGACTTTCACCATGTACAACTATAAAACAGGGAAAGAAATTTTCTAAATGGGCGTTAATTGTTTTGGGAATGGCTAACAGTCCCAGATTTTTGAATATGTCATTTAATTTAGGCTGCTTTCTGATTAAATCAAAGTAAGCATGGGAGTGATATCCATGATCAATAAATTCTTTGAAGTCTACTTTTTCGATTTCAAATAATGGTCGATGTGTGCCATTTTGGTGATCATAGTCATGCATATTTAATAGCATAGTCAGCAATTCGGTTTTGACGCTGAAGTTTTTTGTGTGTCCGATAAATTCATACTCGGTAGCAAAATCTTTTAAAATTGTGGGGATAGTAATTTTTGGTTCATACCCACCATAAGTCCAAATAAAATCACCTTGAATAATTAAGTCTAATGGTTGGAGTAAGGGTTTTGTTTGTTTATTGCTATTGGGTAAAACTGTACAACCGTGGCTATCAAATTCTAAAGCGTGAAATGGACAAACCATGGTGCTGCTACCATCTGCTTGTGTCATACACCAACCTTCGGAAAGCATTGCACCTAAATGGGGACAGGCGTTAGGTAAGCAGCTAATTTTACCTGTTTTATCTTGCCAAAGTACGTAATCTTGCCCGTAAAGGGAGACTTTGAAAGGCTGATTTGGCTTGAGTATGGAGCGATGAGCTAATAACCAAGGTGCGCCTTGTAACATTGTCATAATAAACCTCTTATTTAATTAACTAATTTTTTAATTAGTTTAACGAGTGAGTAAGATGGCTGTCAACTCTTGTTAGACTGAACAAGCAAAGTCTGTCTAGAGATACTGTGGTTAAGTCTGTTAGGAATCAGGGAGGTGCTAAATCGGTGCGTGATGCGGAGGTGACACAGCAGCAAATTTTGGATGCAGCGGAGATAGAGTTTGCTAGGGATGGGTTAAAGGGGGCGAGGTTGAGTGCGATCGCTAATCGTGCGAAAATTACAACAGCGATGATTCATTATTACTTTGAGAATAAAGAAGGTTTGTATAAGGCAGTTTTGCAGCGTCCGATTAGTGAGTTAGAGTCAATGGTTGGTCAAATGAACCTTGACCATTTACATCCAGAAGTAGCATTAGAACAAATTATCCGCAGTGCGATCGCTTACGAAGCCGCTTATCCCCATCGTCAAATGTTGTGGTTTCAAGAAGCGAGTCAAAATCAAGGTTTATATTTTAAGCAAGTTAACCCTGGAAGTTTATACGCACCGCTGCTGCAAGTTTTAGAACGAGGGATCAAGGAAGAGTATTTCCGTCCTGTAGATCCATTTTTAACCTTAACTCACATTATTAGTGTGTGTATTTTCTACTTTACAGTGCAGGAAAACTGGAAACATTTGACACCAGATATAGATCGCCTCAGTCCAGAAATGGTAGAGAAACATACTGAAAGTGCGATCGCTCTCATTTTAAAGGGACTGTCAAATAAATAGCTTGGTGTTGTTGGTGTTGAGGCTGGTAATGGGTAATTGGTCATTGGTGAGTAATTTTCTGTTTTAATCCTGTAAATCCTTTAATCCTGGACATCCTGATTCAGACAGTTTCCCTAACTAGCAACTTACGTTATTTGATAATTTAACGATTTATCAAACATTCTGACTCCTGACTTCTGACTCCTAGCTTAATTTTTAATTCCTTCCCGGTTGCATCAAGAGTAGTTATTGGCATTTTTTGTGTTATAACGCTCACAGAAAATGAATTCAGGCAGCAACGACTCTATGGAACCAGATAAACTGGCCAGGTTTAAAGAGTACGGTGAATTTATCCTCCGTAAAATCGACTCTGTACCCCAACGTCCTTCCCAACAAGAAGATTGGATTCCTACTAGCCTTGATGATTGTCTCATGGGCTTGCGAGAGGCTGCACAGAAGACTGTCGAACTGGCCGCTTCACCAGTAAAAATCGGCGTAATGGGTGAATTCAGTAGCGGTAAAAGTTTGCTACTGGGTAGTTTAATCGGTTATGCAGATGCTTTACCAGTCAGCGAAAACCCGACAACTGGAAACGTCACTGCTATTCATATTAAGCCTCAAGATGGTTTTGCGACAACTCAAGTTAGTGAATATACTGTAGAATATTTGTCTAATGAAGGGGTAAATGAGTGCTTACACTTCATGTTAAGTGAGGCAAATAGACGCGCTACAGCAGCCGGACTCCCACCGTTACAAGTATCTAAAATCAAGACAGGAAAAGATATTTCTAGTTGGTGTGAAGAAGCTTGGAAAAGTTCAAATAATTTAGAATTACGCTATCTATTGCGGGAGTTAGTATTATTTTTGCGGGCTTATCAAGCTTATGGTGAGGCTTTATGTGGTAGCCATTATCACATTGATGCAGCAACAGCCCATGAAGGGTTACAACTCACAGAAATGCCAATGGCTATACAAACTCTCAAATTTGAGGATATACCACCGGCACACGTTCGCTTACCCAGTGCGCCCCAAAGACTACAAACCCAACTACTGCAAAATAGCTTTCCCTTAATTCGGCGTGTTGATATTGAAGTGAAAATATCGCGGGAAATTTGGGATGTCAGTGGGGCGGAAGAGTTTGTACTGTTAGATTTTCCCGGTTTAGGTGCAGCCAACTCTGGGGCTAGGGATACCTTTTTATCTCTGCGAGAATTGGCGCAAGTGCAGACAATCCTGGTATTGCTCAATGGTAAATCACCTGGAAGCGATCGCGCCAACAAAATTTTTACCATGATGCAGCAGCAACGACCAGGGCAAGACTTAAAAGACTTAATTCTCGTCGGTGTCGGCCGCTTTGACCAATTACCATTAGACAGTGAAGGTGGCGAAAGAATACTCGATTTTTTAATCGAAGATCACCCCAATTCTCAACCTTTACACACAGATATAGTATTCCAAAAACTGAAAGTTTTACAAACCATCATTGATGGTGCAGATGCATTTACCACCCAAAAAGACCGCATCATTTTATTATCACCACTATTAGGTTTAGCCGAATTAGCAAAACGTTCAACCACAGTTAAAGCAGGTTCAGAAGAATTTCTCGCTAATTTAGATTATCCCGACTACTTAGATCGTTCTAAACGACTACAACAAAAATGGGGTAAATTAAGCGAACGGTTATTAACAACAGAACCCCGTAATCCGCTAGGTAGACAGTTAAATTATTTCGCCCAAGATGGAGGTATTAGTAAACTGCGGGAATTGATTCAAAATCATGTAACCACTCATGGTTTAAAGCAATTATATGAAGATACTCGCAGGGCTGCTGATGTTGTCCGTCAACAACAAGAACAACTCAAAGATATCATTGCCGAAATTCACGAACAAGGCATACCCACAGCCGATAGTCCCGCCTTAGTTGAATTGCGTTTAGGAATTGAAAGCTTAGATAAAACCTACAGAAGCTTTCAAAAAGATTTAGGAAAAGAACCACTCAAAGATCGACGGGGAGTTGTTGTTAGTGATGTCATCAAAGACGAACTAACTTTTAGAATCTTGAATTGGAGTCAATGGACTTTATTATTTAATAAAGCTCATCATGGCACAATTGCCTTAGCAGAAACTAAAGGTGCAGCCGGAAAATTATTTGACCGAGGAAATAAAGTTAATAATTCCTTACCTACCAAGAGTGATGACTTTTATCCAGAATTTGAAAAAACAGTTAAAGAACTAGAAAACTTTGCCCGCGAAAGAATCCGTCAAGCAGTAGTAGACCTGTTGAATAAATTAGCTCATCAATTAGTCCTAGAAAGAGAAAAATTACAATCAATTATCAACCCAGAAATGGAACAAATAATTGAAGAAAAATTTGGATTAGAAGCAGCCGATTTATTTTACAAACTCCTCTTAGGATGTGACCCTAATCAATGGAAAGAAGCAATTATCGTAGAAATCAGTAACCAAGATAAAGCCATATCTCCAGAAAATATATTTCCCCTAGCGCGACGAGATGAAAAACACAACATTGGACAAATCTTTGATTGGTCTCCAGAGAAAAACCAAAACCCATCTCGTTCTGCTAATCATCAACTTTTTGTCTTGCGTCTGCGAGATGAAATTACCGCTAGTGCCAGTCTTCATCTTGTCCAGTATGTCAGCGAAGTTAATCAACAAGTTAATTCCGAATTAGATGGCATCTTAGACCAAATTATTCCTAGTTTACAAAACCTATCTAAAAAAGAAGAACTACTCAGATATATAGCCGCCGGAGACTCACCCCCAGAATTAGCAATTCCCACCTGGTTACAGATTCTCGCTGATATTGCCACAATTAATGAAAATGTTGCTTATGAATATCTGTAAAACTGTGTGACAACCGATTAATCATCAATCACCTATCTTCTTCTTCCTCCTTTCTCCTTCTTCTTCTTCCTTCTTCCTTCTTCCCTCTTCCCTTCGCGTCCTTCGCGCCTTCGCGGTTCATTTAATCCATATTCTTCTACTAGAAAATAAGTATCAATTACCAACTACCAATCACCAATTAATTATGCCCGTGGAAATTAACCTTCCACCTCGTTTTCAACTACGAATTAAAGAAAACCAAAATCTGGACTTACCTGCCATTCAAATAGTCGCTACCAACAGCAACATTCCTCATATTTCTCGCATTACTTGTACCGTTAGAGGAAGTCCCCCAGAACTAGCAGCAGAAATCCAAAACACCTACAAACACTTTGATTCTGCCACACCACAAAAAATCTCTAACTTATGTCAACTAGGTCAATGTTCTTATCAGTTAGAGAAACCTTTAAACCAAACAGTAAACTGTACCTTACAGGTTATCGTTGAATATTTTGATTCTGATGCTACAGGAAACCCCATATTATCTATACGCAAAAATATAGGTGCTTCCTGTGATCTTTGGTTTTCTCCAGATTTTGAAACAACAGTAACAGATAAACCCATGAACCCTTTTGAATTAGACACATATTTAAATAAATTGAGTCAACAATTAAGTGAAAAACTCAATGAAAAATCACAAAAGAGATTTCCCGGCTGGTTCGCTTTAGACTTTGGTACTTCTAACTCCACAGTCACACTATTTGACCCTATTGAAGTACCAATTGCAGAAATTTTACCCAGAGAACAAGAATTAAGACTACGCCAACGTTTAGCAGAATGGTTAAATTCTCCCGCTGCTTCTGCTTTACCTGATATCGGTGCGAGTGAGTGGGAAAAATTCATTGCTAATATTAGCAAAAACTTAGAAATTGAACCAGAACAATTAAGCGAAATTTTTGAAAGTGATAATAAGGAACTCTTTTTAGAAGCTATTCGCCAAATTGAATTATGTTTAGGAAATAGCGATAGATTCCGCCGTGCTGTTAGCAAAAAACTTTATCAGATATATCACGAAGTTTTTCGCGTCCCAACATTAGAATCACAAAATTTGATTCCTGTAATCTTAGATATAGATAGAAGAGATACAGAAATTCCCAGCGAAATGGAAATATCGCAAATAGAACCCTTGAAATTGCAAATGGGTAGGGAAGCTAGGGACAATAGAAAAAAAGCCATAGCCCAAGGTACAATTAGTTCCGTTAAAGACATTATTAGTAGATTTCACCACTCACCCAAACGCTACTTTGGTCAAAATCGAACTTTCCCAGTGATCTTAAATGGCGAAGAACAAAATATCCAAGTTAACCAATTAATTCAAGCAGCTTGGGCGCATTTAATCGACTTAACTGAAGATTATCGCCAACGGTCTAAAAGGAGATTTTCTGAAGGTGATTTATTAACAGCAGTTGTCACCTATCCCACAGTAGCACCTCCAGTAGTGCGTAAAGAAGTAAAAGCACTAGTTCAAGAATTGGGAATTGATGATGTCCAAACTGCTTATGATGAAGCGGTATCTGTAGCTATATTCTTTTTATGGCGAGAATTTGGTGGAAATCTCAATTTAGGAATTGAATCTTTTAAAACTCGTTGTCGCCAAGACAGAAATAAATGGTCACAAAATGTTTTAGTTTTAGATATTGGTGGTGGAACTACCGACTTAGCTTTAATTGAACTGACATTAGAAGATAAAACACCATTTTTTGCTGATAATGAAGATAGAGGTTTAGGTGGACGTTACTATAAACTCACCCCTAAATTATTAGGTTCTTCTGGTCATTTACAATTAGGCGGTGAGTTAATTACATTGAGAATATTCCGGTTATTAAAAGTAGCAATTGCCGATTTTCTACTCACAGGCATAACCACAGGTGACATTGAAAGCGACAAATTAGAAGATTTAATTAACTCAGAATTAAATGAACGCTTTTTAGAAGATGGAAAATTTAAAAGTGGTAGTTTATTGAAATGTCTAGATAAAGAAAACCCCGAAGGTGATGTCGCTTTTAAAGATGCCTTAGATACAGCAGAAAAAGTATTACCTACACGTTGGCAACAAGCACCACAACGCCTACAAACATTTTACACTCTTTGGGATCATGCCGAAGCAGCTAAATTGAAATTGGGTCAAAAATCACCAGGAGATGGTTCTTTATTAACCTTCACGCTTTCCGAACAACAAATTAGTGAATTACTAACCCAAAGTGCAGTTAAATGCCAAATTATCATTCCTGATGCGATTTCTCTCACCCTAGACAGTCAGCAATTTGACCGCACTGCAATTTCGGCAATTAAAGAAGCCATTGGTATTGCTAAAGGACTGATGGAAAGTCGCTTAAATACTCAAGCTAATCAAAAAGTAGATTGGTTAATTCTTTCTGGTAAAACTTGCAATCTCGATTTAGTACAACAACAAATTTACCTAGAATTTAGCAAATCTCCCTATTTTGTTTGGAATCCCGAAAGAATTACTTTTGTTTTGGAATTTACCAAACTTGCTACATCTGCCGGTGCTTGTTATGCTGAAAAACTGCGT includes:
- a CDS encoding MASE1 domain-containing protein, which codes for MSIYAHLQLDLFNFRRVAWWKQVIAAIAYYITAQLSHSFTTYPETGSTPIWIPGGIAVGLIAIWGYPLWLGVLIGILSAEFVIYKAWSNLSTLILTLCIVFVATVGKVFATYLIEYLIGNHYFLNRAKDTLQFMIYGCFISHLPVGILCPLLLCIFGKVPWKLYFDVAITWWLSDAFGILIFASLIVAWHKNIISFARLLKRSWLEANIILFLTLVVSNIISRGYNAEYLLVPLLVWTAFRFKELGATILMVIIAVIMATITVQGHSSFTHTSIPISLLLLQSFIACIGMTTLMLNGVLNENNQVKSDLCIANNKLIKQNLKLQELDQQKDAERKQTEKVLIDYNKALEKQLALSQAKEAAETATQAKSEFLANMSHEIRTPMNGVIGMTQLLSMTNLSEEQQDLVHTIRDSGNALLAIINDILDFSKIESRNLELEERYFVLRDLIKSVCILLSEQALNKNINLEYSIQADIPTNIVGDASRLRQILLNLIGNAIKFTHQGHILLSVVENKKRENEVLELIFSIEDTGIGIDSDRLNKLFQPFTQADASISRRYGGTGLGLAISKSLVALMGGKIWVESCGHIGGDPPLNWTAKIQNEYSQGSIFYFTFIAKEILANDFIQEESLAQSATLITTKDHIKILLAEDNKVNQRVALLYLKKIGYNADIANNGIEVLEILEKQFYDVILMDMQMPEMDGITATRIIRQSSKPQPWIIAITANALEEDRNACFNAGMNDFITKPILPGELTAAIKKSVI
- a CDS encoding 3'(2'),5'-bisphosphate nucleotidase CysQ family protein; this translates as MKDLSEILTIAREVGWGAASLLSSYYHGTAEEPNLDIKYKDNEPVTLADLAVSQYILTKLQAALGNEEFGYISEETYKSQHGQNSHEWVWIIDPLDGTRDFITKTGEYAIHIALVQGTRPVLAVVVIPETKKLYYATKGGGTFVESVNGSYPLKVTANKPIEDLTLVVSRSHRNEALEYLLQNLPCQNQKAIGSVGCKITAIVEQQADIYISLSGKSAPKDWDMAAPELILTEAGGKFTHFNGQPLEYNTGDINQWGGLLASNSQHHEILCQKAEQTLTKFASQDGDYTVKG
- a CDS encoding cyclase family protein; translated protein: MHPQKPHCISYSRVIHLSHLIDIGIPQWPGDPVVKFTTVAELQDDGYYLRRFSLGEHSATHINAPSSFHGHGIGVDEYSAQSLVVPAVVIDICKQATINPDYLLTVADILTWEAEFGTIGADNIVLLYTGWQAKWLDKNAFLNQDAAGNMHFPGFGSDTTEFLITERQIAGVGIDTHGVDSGQDTNFTINRLVLAKSRIVLENLTNLDQLPPQGTTLIIGILQLRGGSGSPAAVMALF
- a CDS encoding Rieske 2Fe-2S domain-containing protein produces the protein MTMLQGAPWLLAHRSILKPNQPFKVSLYGQDYVLWQDKTGKISCLPNACPHLGAMLSEGWCMTQADGSSTMVCPFHALEFDSHGCTVLPNSNKQTKPLLQPLDLIIQGDFIWTYGGYEPKITIPTILKDFATEYEFIGHTKNFSVKTELLTMLLNMHDYDHQNGTHRPLFEIEKVDFKEFIDHGYHSHAYFDLIRKQPKLNDIFKNLGLLAIPKTINAHLENFFPCFIVVHGESPVASAKQIHFFVPESETYTRTYVLIYGKAKHPLANLIKKNFVRLAEIIIEQDIDILGKLYPNVPQHIRLNNEIGMDWVKRNFENFSLAETQRLRE
- a CDS encoding TetR/AcrR family transcriptional regulator: MVKSVRNQGGAKSVRDAEVTQQQILDAAEIEFARDGLKGARLSAIANRAKITTAMIHYYFENKEGLYKAVLQRPISELESMVGQMNLDHLHPEVALEQIIRSAIAYEAAYPHRQMLWFQEASQNQGLYFKQVNPGSLYAPLLQVLERGIKEEYFRPVDPFLTLTHIISVCIFYFTVQENWKHLTPDIDRLSPEMVEKHTESAIALILKGLSNK
- a CDS encoding dynamin family protein, which encodes MEPDKLARFKEYGEFILRKIDSVPQRPSQQEDWIPTSLDDCLMGLREAAQKTVELAASPVKIGVMGEFSSGKSLLLGSLIGYADALPVSENPTTGNVTAIHIKPQDGFATTQVSEYTVEYLSNEGVNECLHFMLSEANRRATAAGLPPLQVSKIKTGKDISSWCEEAWKSSNNLELRYLLRELVLFLRAYQAYGEALCGSHYHIDAATAHEGLQLTEMPMAIQTLKFEDIPPAHVRLPSAPQRLQTQLLQNSFPLIRRVDIEVKISREIWDVSGAEEFVLLDFPGLGAANSGARDTFLSLRELAQVQTILVLLNGKSPGSDRANKIFTMMQQQRPGQDLKDLILVGVGRFDQLPLDSEGGERILDFLIEDHPNSQPLHTDIVFQKLKVLQTIIDGADAFTTQKDRIILLSPLLGLAELAKRSTTVKAGSEEFLANLDYPDYLDRSKRLQQKWGKLSERLLTTEPRNPLGRQLNYFAQDGGISKLRELIQNHVTTHGLKQLYEDTRRAADVVRQQQEQLKDIIAEIHEQGIPTADSPALVELRLGIESLDKTYRSFQKDLGKEPLKDRRGVVVSDVIKDELTFRILNWSQWTLLFNKAHHGTIALAETKGAAGKLFDRGNKVNNSLPTKSDDFYPEFEKTVKELENFARERIRQAVVDLLNKLAHQLVLEREKLQSIINPEMEQIIEEKFGLEAADLFYKLLLGCDPNQWKEAIIVEISNQDKAISPENIFPLARRDEKHNIGQIFDWSPEKNQNPSRSANHQLFVLRLRDEITASASLHLVQYVSEVNQQVNSELDGILDQIIPSLQNLSKKEELLRYIAAGDSPPELAIPTWLQILADIATINENVAYEYL
- a CDS encoding virulence factor SrfB, whose amino-acid sequence is MPVEINLPPRFQLRIKENQNLDLPAIQIVATNSNIPHISRITCTVRGSPPELAAEIQNTYKHFDSATPQKISNLCQLGQCSYQLEKPLNQTVNCTLQVIVEYFDSDATGNPILSIRKNIGASCDLWFSPDFETTVTDKPMNPFELDTYLNKLSQQLSEKLNEKSQKRFPGWFALDFGTSNSTVTLFDPIEVPIAEILPREQELRLRQRLAEWLNSPAASALPDIGASEWEKFIANISKNLEIEPEQLSEIFESDNKELFLEAIRQIELCLGNSDRFRRAVSKKLYQIYHEVFRVPTLESQNLIPVILDIDRRDTEIPSEMEISQIEPLKLQMGREARDNRKKAIAQGTISSVKDIISRFHHSPKRYFGQNRTFPVILNGEEQNIQVNQLIQAAWAHLIDLTEDYRQRSKRRFSEGDLLTAVVTYPTVAPPVVRKEVKALVQELGIDDVQTAYDEAVSVAIFFLWREFGGNLNLGIESFKTRCRQDRNKWSQNVLVLDIGGGTTDLALIELTLEDKTPFFADNEDRGLGGRYYKLTPKLLGSSGHLQLGGELITLRIFRLLKVAIADFLLTGITTGDIESDKLEDLINSELNERFLEDGKFKSGSLLKCLDKENPEGDVAFKDALDTAEKVLPTRWQQAPQRLQTFYTLWDHAEAAKLKLGQKSPGDGSLLTFTLSEQQISELLTQSAVKCQIIIPDAISLTLDSQQFDRTAISAIKEAIGIAKGLMESRLNTQANQKVDWLILSGKTCNLDLVQQQIYLEFSKSPYFVWNPERITFVLEFTKLATSAGACYAEKLRRLRFDPEESKSLLRKGANQLEIDVKNLFYYLPCNFRRKTQSNELLPIFNAGQELYQLSAWESIAKVRTHWQGIQLTNIIYRQDYEDGDLRLWGSFDGKTLMEKLAMVEPEFLKKIKVQFEIDQTLQFNVLLCQGNPHYLIDVNGIDIKSAISDDSESSDPFTDSKLKWNIAIEHPYKDLNDGDIAINVLESATVDQPDAYHLVFAVDGNESKSLQTFHYLQDGVNELGSGVISNPLPPFPQSGQHTFYIYQTDSETNSKKWIRIGSLSKPDITTDYPCQYHVTLDNQGILRMHAGVVPYWTSHHQECLQQAGCVYSAELELQPNEVDKERDPFCGIH